In a single window of the Maridesulfovibrio bastinii DSM 16055 genome:
- a CDS encoding HAD family hydrolase, producing MESVSLDYLKKIKGIIFDCDGVLIDSINSNIWYYNQFKKKFGLKPLTDEEIKYVHAHTVFESIKYIIPEESHEEALAIRKDPMFEKASDYIKLAEDLVPFLEYLKSASILMAVNTNRTDSLDYILDKFELQDFFDLKVNSTLLPKSKPHPDGVYYILEKWGITPENAVYIGDTWIDEECAKAAGVAFWAYRNADLDSDMHITDYRILMEQFKTANCKA from the coding sequence ATGGAATCAGTCTCTTTGGATTATTTGAAAAAAATCAAAGGAATTATCTTTGATTGTGACGGGGTTCTTATAGATTCTATCAACTCTAATATCTGGTACTATAACCAGTTTAAAAAGAAATTCGGCTTAAAGCCGTTGACTGACGAAGAAATTAAATATGTTCACGCTCATACTGTTTTTGAATCAATAAAGTATATTATTCCCGAAGAGTCTCATGAGGAAGCCCTTGCCATACGAAAAGATCCTATGTTTGAAAAGGCAAGTGATTATATTAAACTGGCTGAAGATCTTGTACCGTTTCTGGAATATTTGAAATCAGCTTCTATCCTTATGGCTGTAAATACAAACAGAACGGACTCTCTTGATTATATTCTGGATAAATTTGAGCTGCAGGATTTTTTTGACCTGAAAGTGAATTCAACTCTGCTGCCGAAAAGTAAACCTCATCCTGATGGAGTTTATTACATCCTTGAAAAGTGGGGGATAACTCCCGAAAATGCTGTTTATATCGGTGACACATGGATTGATGAAGAATGTGCTAAAGCTGCCGGTGTTGCTTTTTGGGCTTACCGGAATGCTGATCTTGATTCAGATATGCACATTACAGATTATCGAATTTTAATGGAGCAGTTTAAAACTGCAAATTGTAAGGCATAG
- a CDS encoding twin-arginine translocase TatA/TatE family subunit, producing the protein MFGLGMSEILIILLIVVFIFGYNKLPEIGSGLGRAIQNFKKASNEPDEIDVTPDNDKESKEKKD; encoded by the coding sequence ATGTTCGGATTAGGAATGTCGGAGATCCTGATAATATTGTTGATCGTTGTCTTTATATTCGGGTATAATAAACTGCCTGAAATAGGCAGCGGGTTGGGACGTGCTATTCAAAATTTCAAAAAGGCTTCCAACGAGCCGGATGAGATTGACGTTACTCCTGACAACGATAAAGAATCTAAAGAAAAAAAAGACTGA
- the coaD gene encoding pantetheine-phosphate adenylyltransferase produces MEKVDPTIAVFPGTFDPFTRGHYSLVMRGLQTFDRVIVGVAGSTSKNTCFNLEERVDMATRIFANEPRVTVEAFSGLLVHYVEHSEASVIIRGLRAVSDFEYEFQMALMNRRLNREIQTVFLMTDYKWMYLSSTIVKDVAVNGGDIRGLVPRQIFDEVVERLVPAGTFD; encoded by the coding sequence ATGGAAAAAGTAGATCCGACAATTGCTGTTTTCCCGGGAACTTTTGATCCTTTTACAAGAGGTCATTACAGTCTTGTAATGCGTGGATTGCAGACTTTTGACAGGGTTATTGTCGGTGTTGCCGGAAGTACTTCCAAAAATACATGCTTCAATCTTGAAGAAAGAGTTGACATGGCAACCCGTATTTTTGCTAATGAACCACGGGTTACGGTTGAAGCTTTTTCCGGGCTTCTGGTTCACTATGTTGAGCATAGTGAAGCTTCAGTGATAATCCGCGGCTTGAGAGCTGTTTCAGATTTTGAATATGAATTTCAGATGGCTCTTATGAATAGAAGGCTCAACAGGGAAATTCAGACAGTATTTTTAATGACAGATTATAAGTGGATGTATTTAAGCTCTACTATTGTAAAAGATGTTGCCGTGAATGGCGGTGATATCAGGGGACTTGTTCCAAGGCAGATATTTGATGAAGTTGTAGAAAGGCTGGTTCCAGCAGGGACTTTTGATTAA
- the rsmD gene encoding 16S rRNA (guanine(966)-N(2))-methyltransferase RsmD, producing MRLVSGKYGGRVIKTASGPGYRPATSKVRHAVFSMLESRGLEWDGLRVADMFAGSGSLAIETLSRGAAFALFVEKSARPAALIKENLVDLGEDRKNWKVLKTDLFKLLSSSPKEPYGLIFVDPPYGHDLLPKALEGILDNGWVAEGGFILAEVEAQVEPPECVAGRLELLTDRLYGQTRILLWKK from the coding sequence ATGAGATTAGTCAGCGGAAAATATGGTGGCAGGGTAATTAAAACTGCCAGTGGTCCGGGATATCGTCCGGCAACTTCCAAAGTCCGGCATGCTGTTTTTTCTATGCTTGAGTCGAGAGGGCTTGAATGGGACGGATTGAGAGTTGCTGATATGTTTGCCGGCAGCGGCAGTCTTGCCATTGAAACTTTAAGCCGTGGAGCTGCTTTTGCTCTTTTTGTTGAAAAGAGTGCCCGCCCTGCCGCTTTAATTAAAGAAAACCTCGTTGATCTGGGAGAGGATAGAAAAAACTGGAAGGTTCTTAAAACAGATCTTTTCAAGCTGTTATCATCTTCGCCCAAAGAACCTTACGGACTTATTTTTGTAGATCCTCCTTATGGACACGATCTGCTGCCGAAAGCTCTGGAAGGAATTCTGGATAACGGCTGGGTTGCTGAGGGAGGTTTCATTCTTGCCGAAGTGGAAGCTCAGGTTGAACCTCCTGAATGCGTGGCAGGCAGGCTGGAATTGTTAACTGACAGGCTGTATGGCCAGACAAGGATATTATTATGGAAAAAGTAG
- a CDS encoding DMT family transporter has protein sequence MKNQNKAYLFGISAVLIWSTVASAFKISLTYLNPIQLLLYASAASLLALFAIIMSQGKLNLILKTNKKDVLICSLLGVLNPFIYYIILFKAYDLLPAQEAQSLNYTWAITLSILSIPLLKQKMSLKELLAIMVCYLGVLVISTKGEITKMEFANTTGVVFALLSTLIWSLYWIYNTKSKADPIVGLFISFCAALPLIFISTLIWSELPPVNLKAIAGACYVGLFEMGITFVLWLNALKLTEKASRVSNLIFLSPFISLILIHFIVGEKILVSTIIGLMLIIAGNVIQILGKKSKKAY, from the coding sequence ATGAAAAATCAAAACAAAGCTTACCTTTTTGGGATATCAGCAGTACTAATCTGGTCTACAGTAGCTTCAGCGTTTAAAATATCTTTAACTTATCTCAATCCGATTCAACTTTTGCTATATGCAAGTGCAGCCTCTTTGCTGGCATTATTTGCAATAATAATGTCTCAGGGAAAACTTAACCTTATCTTAAAAACAAATAAAAAAGATGTACTGATCTGCTCTCTACTAGGAGTACTCAATCCATTCATTTATTATATAATTCTCTTTAAGGCTTATGACCTTCTTCCTGCACAGGAAGCTCAATCATTAAATTATACATGGGCTATCACTCTATCCATACTTTCAATTCCACTATTAAAGCAGAAGATGTCTTTAAAGGAATTACTTGCTATAATGGTGTGCTATTTAGGAGTACTGGTAATTTCAACAAAAGGTGAAATTACAAAAATGGAATTTGCAAATACAACAGGAGTAGTATTTGCATTACTAAGCACACTGATATGGTCCTTATACTGGATTTACAACACAAAAAGCAAAGCTGACCCTATTGTAGGATTATTTATTAGCTTCTGTGCAGCTCTGCCACTGATATTTATAAGCACGTTAATCTGGTCTGAATTACCTCCGGTCAACTTAAAAGCTATTGCCGGGGCATGCTATGTAGGGCTTTTCGAAATGGGAATAACCTTTGTATTATGGCTCAATGCTCTTAAGCTCACAGAAAAAGCTTCCAGAGTGAGTAATCTTATCTTTTTATCTCCATTCATCTCACTTATACTGATACATTTTATAGTTGGCGAAAAAATACTCGTATCAACTATCATCGGCCTGATGCTGATTATTGCAGGTAATGTAATCCAGATTTTAGGGAAAAAATCTAAAAAAGCTTATTAA
- a CDS encoding MBL fold metallo-hydrolase RNA specificity domain-containing protein, with product MKITFMGATKTVTGSCYIIETASSRFAVDCGLHQGNAEIEKRNRNVADYDPKGIDFILITHAHIDHSGLIPAMVSAGFSGPIYMTDPTRELLEIMLLDSAHIQEMEAEWGNRKRLRKGQIPLKPLYTQEDAEAATPLMTTVKYKEEFSPAEGVSVRYNDAGHILGSAVIELSIRENGDATKLVFSGDLGHKDQLIVNDPSIIEKADYLVLESTYGDRDHKDSSNSQNELAEAIRYSYENKEKVVIPAFAVERSQQIIYSLHCLHEQGLLPDDMPVYLDSPLAIKATEIFRKHPEFYDTDTTKILESGKNPLDLPNLKFTLSTADSQAINNTKGPAVVISASGMANAGRIKHHLRHNLWRPGASVVFVGYQGVGTPGRRIVNGAEDITIFGEKVKVNAKIFTINGFSGHAGQTEIIEWLKNFNSPSMNIILTHGEPKSQKTLAQLIKKEFGFKVHIPEYKEELMLKPGKEMLPIIDEAIAHPKVDWEFLIKDSENLFIEFRQRLDKIKAQPYVNQSDLREKLLDINRQIIELISEM from the coding sequence ATGAAGATCACGTTTATGGGTGCGACCAAAACGGTCACAGGTTCATGCTATATAATTGAGACAGCAAGCTCAAGATTTGCAGTTGACTGCGGCCTTCATCAGGGTAACGCAGAGATTGAAAAAAGAAATCGCAATGTTGCGGATTATGATCCCAAGGGCATAGATTTTATTCTGATAACTCACGCTCATATTGATCATTCGGGGCTTATCCCGGCAATGGTAAGTGCTGGATTCAGCGGCCCTATATATATGACCGATCCAACCCGTGAACTCCTTGAGATAATGCTGCTGGACAGTGCACATATTCAGGAAATGGAAGCTGAGTGGGGTAACAGAAAAAGGCTGCGTAAAGGGCAAATTCCTCTTAAGCCTCTGTATACTCAGGAGGATGCTGAGGCCGCAACTCCACTGATGACTACAGTTAAGTACAAGGAAGAATTTTCTCCTGCTGAAGGTGTTAGTGTAAGATACAATGACGCTGGTCACATCTTAGGCTCGGCGGTGATAGAATTAAGTATAAGAGAAAATGGTGATGCAACCAAACTGGTCTTTTCAGGAGACCTAGGTCATAAAGATCAGTTGATTGTCAACGACCCGAGCATCATTGAGAAAGCTGATTATCTGGTTCTTGAGTCTACTTATGGTGACAGGGATCATAAAGATTCATCGAACAGTCAGAATGAATTGGCTGAAGCCATCAGATACAGTTATGAAAATAAAGAGAAGGTCGTAATTCCTGCATTTGCAGTCGAACGTTCTCAGCAGATAATTTATTCACTCCATTGCCTTCATGAGCAGGGGCTTTTGCCGGATGATATGCCAGTCTACTTAGACAGTCCTCTGGCGATCAAGGCCACTGAAATCTTTCGTAAGCACCCTGAATTTTATGATACTGACACAACGAAGATTCTGGAGTCCGGTAAAAATCCATTGGATCTGCCTAATTTGAAATTTACCCTGAGTACAGCTGATTCCCAAGCTATAAATAATACCAAAGGTCCTGCCGTAGTTATATCCGCAAGCGGGATGGCTAACGCCGGACGTATAAAACATCATCTTAGACATAATCTGTGGCGTCCTGGAGCCAGTGTTGTTTTTGTAGGCTATCAGGGTGTTGGAACACCGGGGCGTAGAATTGTAAATGGAGCTGAAGATATAACTATTTTTGGTGAAAAAGTTAAAGTCAATGCCAAAATCTTTACCATTAACGGTTTCTCCGGTCACGCAGGTCAGACTGAAATTATTGAATGGCTTAAAAATTTTAACAGCCCTTCAATGAACATAATCCTGACCCATGGTGAGCCTAAAAGCCAGAAAACCCTTGCCCAGCTCATAAAGAAGGAATTCGGATTTAAAGTACATATTCCTGAGTACAAGGAAGAGCTTATGCTCAAACCCGGCAAGGAAATGTTACCTATTATTGATGAAGCCATTGCACATCCTAAAGTGGACTGGGAATTTCTTATTAAAGATTCTGAAAATTTATTTATAGAATTCAGACAGAGGCTTGATAAAATAAAAGCACAGCCTTATGTGAACCAGTCCGATCTTCGTGAGAAGCTGTTGGACATCAATCGGCAGATAATTGAATTGATATCGGAAATGTAA
- the miaA gene encoding tRNA (adenosine(37)-N6)-dimethylallyltransferase MiaA produces the protein MSSAAKIVCILGPTGAGKTAVSLGLAEKFSAQVVNFDSRQVYRDFPIITAQPDERDKAVCPHHLYGMLETTEAVSAASFVDMAKSVIEEVKPELPLLVGGTGLYLQALTSGLAPIPDIPEEVRENIRRRLEAEGSPALFKELESIDPEYAAKTHPNNRQRNARALEVFEATGKTFSWWHNRVQPPSPYDSLKVGIAVDLDELTPLLAKRIDMMIEAGAIEEVRKAWEKCPDPDAPGWTGIGCSEVLSYFRGDLSLEEAKKLWMANTRAYAKRQITWFKRDSEINWFSPGSLNEVSDLVENWLV, from the coding sequence ATGTCATCAGCAGCTAAAATTGTATGTATTCTGGGGCCGACTGGGGCTGGTAAAACGGCGGTCTCGCTAGGTCTGGCTGAAAAATTTTCTGCGCAGGTAGTTAATTTTGATTCCAGACAGGTGTATAGAGATTTTCCGATTATAACAGCTCAACCTGATGAACGGGATAAAGCTGTATGCCCGCACCATTTATATGGTATGCTTGAAACAACTGAAGCGGTTTCAGCCGCTTCTTTTGTCGATATGGCAAAGAGTGTAATTGAGGAAGTTAAACCGGAACTTCCACTTCTTGTCGGGGGTACCGGACTTTATCTTCAGGCCCTTACTTCCGGGCTTGCACCTATTCCTGATATACCGGAAGAGGTGCGTGAGAATATACGCAGACGTCTTGAAGCTGAAGGATCACCGGCTCTTTTTAAAGAGCTTGAAAGTATCGATCCTGAATATGCGGCCAAAACGCATCCAAATAATCGTCAGCGTAATGCAAGGGCTTTGGAAGTCTTTGAGGCTACCGGAAAAACTTTTTCATGGTGGCATAATCGGGTTCAGCCTCCTTCTCCTTACGACAGCTTAAAGGTGGGGATAGCTGTTGATCTTGATGAACTTACTCCTTTGCTTGCTAAACGGATTGATATGATGATTGAAGCTGGAGCCATTGAAGAAGTCCGCAAAGCATGGGAAAAGTGTCCTGACCCTGATGCACCGGGTTGGACTGGTATTGGTTGTTCTGAAGTCCTTTCATATTTCAGGGGAGATTTATCTCTTGAAGAAGCAAAAAAGTTATGGATGGCAAACACAAGAGCCTATGCCAAAAGGCAGATTACCTGGTTTAAACGTGATTCTGAAATCAACTGGTTTTCACCGGGATCTCTTAACGAAGTATCTGACTTAGTTGAAAATTGGCTTGTCTGA